The window ACTCGTCCACCTCGTAGCCGCCCGGGGCCAGTTCGCCCAGGCCGAGCGGCGGCGCCGGCCGGCGGGCGTCCAGCGCGGTGACGCCGTCGGCCCGCAGCCGCAGCGGCGGCGGGTGGCCGCAGTCGATCAGCCGGACCACCGAGCCGTCGTCCGGGATGTCCAGGATGACGGCGGTGATGAACGACTCCTCGCAGTCGTCCGCCGCCGCCCCGGCGGAGGCACTGTCCGGGCCCGACCGGTGGCCGCGACCGGTCCCGTCACCCGGCCGCTCCTCGCAGGGCTGCTCGCCGAGCCGGGCCAGGCCCCAGCGGACGCTGCCGTCCAGATAGCCGGCGAGGTCGGTGAGGTCGGCGTGCAGGTGGGCGGCCGCCCGGAAGGCGCCCAGCAGGAGGGCGGCGTCGCCGAGCGAGGAGAGGCCCTTGCCGCGGACGTCGCCGACCAGCAGCCGGGTGCCGCCGGGAGTGCGGGCCGCCGCGTAGAGGTCGCCGCCGACCTGCGCCTCGGCCTCGGCGGCGAGGTAGACGGAGGCGAGGCGCAGGTGCCCGATCCGGTCCGGCAGCGGGCGCAGCAGGACGCGCTGGGCGGCCTCGGAGACGGAGCGGACCTGGGCCAGTTCCCGTTCGTGCCGGTCGCGCAGCACCCGCAGCGCGACGATCAGCACCGAGACGGCGATCTGCGCGCCGAGCTGGGTCTCGTGGTTGGGGGTGGTGAGCCCGTCGCGCGTGATGCCGATGACGGTGAGGCCGGCGAGCGCGAGCAGGGCGACGGCCGCGGTGGTCCGCGCCCCCGCGAAGGACGCGGTGATCGCGGGGGCCACGATCAGCAGCGGTCCGAGGTGGATCGTCGGCGGTGACAGGACGTCGACCACGGTGATCACGACGATCAGCGCGAGCGGGAGCGCCGTCAGCGCGTGGCGGCCGAGCCGCCACGACCGGCGGCGGTCGCGAGGACCCTGCCGAAGGGGCACCTCTCCTCTGTACACCGTCGGAGCGGTACCCCGCACCCCGGCGTCGGCCCGTTGCCGCCGGGGTGTCGCCCGGGGCCCGTTGCCGGCGGGCCGGGACCGGCGCCCCTCGGTCCCCGGCGCCCCCCCGGTCCCCGGCTCAGTCCTCGGCGCCGTAGCGGGCCAGGTAGCCGGCGAAGCGGGCGACGTCCTCGTCGGACCACTCGGTGAAGCGGGCGGTGAAGGCGACCCGGCGCTGCTCGCTGGCCTCGCGCAGCAGGGTCAGGCCGGCCTCGGTGGCGCGCAGGATCTGGCCGCGCTGGTCGTCCGGATCGGTCTCGCGGCGCAGCAGGTCGAGCTTCTCCAGCGCGGTGACCTGGCGGCTCACGGTGGACTTGTCGAGCATGAAGTACGAGGCGACGTCGGCGGCCCGGCAGCCGCCGCGCTCGTTGATCAGGTCGAGGATGCTGTAGGTGACCAGGGAGAGGTCCGGGTGCAGCTGGGAGGCCTTGTGCCGGGCACGC of the Kitasatospora sp. NBC_01246 genome contains:
- a CDS encoding PP2C family protein-serine/threonine phosphatase — encoded protein: MPLRQGPRDRRRSWRLGRHALTALPLALIVVITVVDVLSPPTIHLGPLLIVAPAITASFAGARTTAAVALLALAGLTVIGITRDGLTTPNHETQLGAQIAVSVLIVALRVLRDRHERELAQVRSVSEAAQRVLLRPLPDRIGHLRLASVYLAAEAEAQVGGDLYAAARTPGGTRLLVGDVRGKGLSSLGDAALLLGAFRAAAHLHADLTDLAGYLDGSVRWGLARLGEQPCEERPGDGTGRGHRSGPDSASAGAAADDCEESFITAVILDIPDDGSVVRLIDCGHPPPLRLRADGVTALDARRPAPPLGLGELAPGGYEVDEFAFLPGDRLLIYTDGVIEARDARRRFYPLTERVRAWSADPPEALVQQVRHDLLAHAGGRLDDDAAIVAVERLG
- a CDS encoding MarR family winged helix-turn-helix transcriptional regulator, producing MPGRETSIDTIQRELTAFARRARHKASQLHPDLSLVTYSILDLINERGGCRAADVASYFMLDKSTVSRQVTALEKLDLLRRETDPDDQRGQILRATEAGLTLLREASEQRRVAFTARFTEWSDEDVARFAGYLARYGAED